The Petropleomorpha daqingensis genome includes a window with the following:
- a CDS encoding MFS transporter, with the protein MNPAPPRATGMLLAGVLLAGLNLRLSIAAVSPVLPEIRADLHLSATVAGLLTTLPVLCFAGFAPVAAWFGRRVGAERAILLGLVLLGAATALRVLDGAPVLLAGTVLLGAAMAVGNVLLPAVVKRDFGPRAGTVTGLYTATFTVGAAATAALTAPLAAVWGWRAALGCWAVLAVVAVVVWALATRGDRGVPGARAAGPSGGPRVWRSGLAWAVSTALMLQTGLYYAVTAWLPSLLVDELGRGGAAAGASAGSLFQSLGIPGTLIVPLVVRRSTSQRGLGLVVAAGWAVLVVGLLVAPAAWPVWAVVGGIAQGAGLALAFTLVVLRSADEEQARQLSGMGQLVGYGGGALAPLAVGALYAVGGSWTLPLGFLVVLVVVQAAVLFRAGRPGTLAPLSERTGPEASPGS; encoded by the coding sequence ATGAACCCGGCCCCTCCGCGGGCCACGGGGATGCTGCTGGCGGGCGTGCTGCTCGCCGGCCTGAACCTGCGCCTGTCCATCGCCGCCGTCTCGCCCGTCCTGCCCGAGATCCGGGCCGACCTCCACCTGTCCGCGACGGTGGCCGGCCTGCTCACCACGCTGCCCGTGCTCTGCTTCGCCGGCTTCGCCCCGGTCGCCGCCTGGTTCGGCCGCCGGGTGGGCGCCGAACGGGCGATCCTGCTCGGCCTGGTCCTGCTCGGCGCCGCCACCGCGCTGCGGGTGCTCGACGGCGCGCCCGTCCTGCTCGCCGGGACGGTGCTGCTCGGCGCCGCGATGGCGGTGGGCAACGTGCTGCTGCCGGCGGTGGTCAAGCGCGACTTCGGTCCGCGCGCCGGCACCGTGACCGGCCTGTACACGGCCACGTTCACCGTGGGCGCCGCGGCCACCGCCGCGCTGACCGCGCCGCTGGCGGCCGTGTGGGGGTGGCGCGCCGCCCTGGGCTGCTGGGCCGTGCTCGCCGTCGTCGCCGTCGTCGTCTGGGCGCTGGCCACCCGCGGTGACCGCGGGGTGCCCGGCGCGCGGGCGGCCGGACCGAGCGGCGGGCCGCGGGTGTGGCGCAGCGGCCTGGCCTGGGCGGTGAGCACCGCGCTGATGCTGCAGACGGGGCTGTACTACGCGGTCACCGCCTGGCTGCCGAGCCTCCTGGTCGACGAGCTCGGTCGCGGCGGCGCCGCGGCCGGGGCGAGCGCGGGCTCGCTGTTCCAGAGCCTGGGCATCCCGGGCACGCTGATCGTCCCGCTCGTGGTGCGCCGCAGCACGAGCCAGCGGGGCCTCGGCCTGGTCGTCGCCGCCGGCTGGGCCGTGCTGGTCGTCGGTCTGCTCGTCGCGCCCGCGGCGTGGCCGGTGTGGGCGGTGGTCGGCGGGATCGCTCAGGGAGCCGGGCTGGCGCTGGCCTTCACGCTCGTCGTCCTGCGCTCGGCCGACGAGGAGCAGGCCCGCCAGCTGTCTGGCATGGGCCAGCTGGTCGGGTACGGCGGCGGCGCGCTCGCCCCGCTGGCCGTCGGTGCGCTCTACGCGGTCGGCGGGTCGTGGACGCTGCCGCTGGGGTTCCTCGTCGTCCTGGTCGTCGTCCAGGCAGCCGTGCTGTTCCGGGCCGGCCGGCCGGGAACGCTGGCCCCGCTCAGCGAGCGAACGGGTCCCGAGGCGTCGCCCGGCTCGTGA
- the pcaC gene encoding 4-carboxymuconolactone decarboxylase, translating to MTTDDDRHDAGMRTRREVLGDAWVDRAVANTTPFTADFQDFITRTAWGDIWQRPGLARRERSIATLSITIALRHWDEFALHVRAAKNNGLSDEEIAEVIQHAAVYAGVPAANHAFKVAGPILEELRAG from the coding sequence ATGACCACCGATGACGACCGGCACGACGCCGGCATGCGCACCCGCCGCGAGGTGCTGGGCGACGCGTGGGTCGACCGCGCGGTCGCGAACACCACGCCGTTCACGGCCGACTTCCAGGACTTCATCACCCGCACGGCCTGGGGCGACATCTGGCAGCGCCCCGGGCTGGCCCGGCGCGAGCGCAGCATCGCCACCCTGTCGATCACCATCGCCCTGCGGCACTGGGACGAGTTCGCGCTGCACGTGCGCGCGGCCAAGAACAACGGCCTGTCCGACGAGGAGATCGCCGAGGTCATCCAGCACGCGGCGGTCTACGCCGGGGTGCCGGCCGCCAACCACGCCTTCAAGGTCGCGGGGCCCATCCTCGAGGAGCTGCGCGCCGGATGA
- the pcaD gene encoding 3-oxoadipate enol-lactonase → MTAVEVDASVAGPEDAPVVVLANSLGAARGMWDPQVPALAERYRVVTYDMRGHGASPAPAGPYALDDLVDDLVALLDRLGAGRAHVAGLSLGGMVGLRLAAREPARVHRLAVLCTSAKTEPQGFLDRAAAVRANGTAPIAPAVVSRWLTPPYAAEHPDLVARLEAMIAGCDDEGYAACAEVVAGIDLRGDLGRITAPTLVISGADDQALPPAHQQAIAERIAGAELRSVTPAAHLANLERTLEVTDGLLAHFDGSAR, encoded by the coding sequence GTGACCGCAGTCGAGGTGGACGCGAGCGTCGCCGGGCCGGAGGACGCGCCGGTCGTCGTCCTGGCCAACTCCCTGGGTGCCGCGCGCGGCATGTGGGACCCGCAGGTGCCGGCGCTGGCCGAGCGCTACCGGGTGGTCACCTACGACATGCGCGGGCACGGCGCCTCGCCCGCGCCCGCCGGCCCGTACGCGCTCGACGACCTGGTCGACGACCTCGTCGCGCTCCTCGACCGGCTCGGCGCCGGGCGGGCGCACGTCGCCGGGCTCTCCCTGGGCGGCATGGTCGGCCTGCGGCTGGCCGCCCGCGAGCCGGCCCGCGTGCACCGGCTCGCCGTCCTGTGCACCTCGGCGAAGACCGAGCCGCAGGGCTTCCTCGACCGCGCCGCCGCCGTCCGGGCGAACGGCACCGCGCCGATCGCCCCGGCCGTGGTCAGCCGCTGGCTGACCCCGCCCTACGCCGCCGAGCACCCCGACCTGGTCGCCCGCCTCGAGGCGATGATCGCCGGCTGCGACGACGAGGGCTACGCCGCCTGCGCGGAGGTGGTCGCCGGCATCGACCTGCGCGGGGACCTCGGCCGGATCACCGCGCCGACGCTGGTGATCTCCGGCGCCGACGACCAGGCGCTGCCGCCGGCGCACCAGCAGGCGATCGCCGAGCGCATCGCGGGGGCGGAACTGCGGAGCGTCACCCCCGCCGCGCACCTGGCCAACCTGGAACGGACCCTCGAGGTCACCGACGGGCTGCTCGCCCACTTCGACGGGAGCGCCCGATGA
- the pcaB gene encoding 3-carboxy-cis,cis-muconate cycloisomerase: MTDLFAGTFARGGAAGAVSSSAWFDALLDVEAALARAAARVGLVPSEAADAVTRACAEPAALDLAAVVARAADAGNPVPPLVRVLQAAVGERAAVAVHVGATSQDVLDTALVLLARRALGAIDADLAAAAAAAARLAEAHRDDVVMGRTLLQQGLPTTFGLKAAVWLSGLDGARARLRAVDAALPVQYGGAVGTLAASGGRGLELREALAAELGLTTTAVPWHTVRLPIADLAGALGAAAGAVATVAVDVVLMAQTEVGELAEVAPGRGGSSAMPHKNNPVAAISARACARRAPGLAAGLLAAMEQEHERAAGAWHSEWPTLTDLLTAVGSAAAWLAESLAVLRVDADRMAATVAEAAEPALAQRVTESLGDTLGRAAAHEAVADAARRAREAGLPLAAVLAERGDVDPVLLDAAGPDVGEAGRQVDAVLADHKAFVEENP, from the coding sequence GTGACCGACCTCTTCGCCGGGACCTTCGCGCGCGGGGGAGCGGCCGGTGCCGTCTCCTCCTCGGCCTGGTTCGACGCGCTGCTCGACGTCGAGGCCGCCCTGGCCCGCGCCGCCGCCCGGGTCGGGCTGGTCCCGTCCGAGGCGGCCGACGCGGTGACGCGGGCCTGCGCCGAGCCGGCCGCGCTCGACCTGGCCGCCGTGGTGGCCAGGGCCGCCGACGCGGGCAACCCGGTCCCGCCGCTGGTGCGCGTGCTGCAGGCGGCCGTGGGGGAGCGGGCCGCGGTCGCCGTGCACGTGGGCGCGACCAGCCAGGACGTGCTCGACACCGCGCTGGTGCTGCTGGCCCGCCGGGCGCTGGGCGCGATCGACGCCGACCTCGCCGCCGCGGCGGCTGCTGCTGCCCGGCTGGCCGAGGCGCACCGGGACGACGTCGTCATGGGCCGCACGCTTCTGCAGCAGGGCCTGCCGACGACGTTCGGGCTCAAGGCCGCGGTCTGGCTCTCCGGCCTGGACGGCGCCCGCGCCCGGCTGCGCGCCGTCGACGCCGCCCTGCCGGTGCAGTACGGCGGCGCTGTGGGCACCCTCGCCGCGAGCGGCGGCCGCGGGCTCGAGCTGCGGGAGGCGCTCGCCGCCGAGCTGGGCCTGACCACGACCGCCGTCCCCTGGCACACCGTGCGGCTGCCGATCGCCGACCTCGCGGGGGCGCTCGGCGCGGCCGCCGGGGCGGTGGCCACCGTCGCGGTCGACGTCGTCCTCATGGCCCAGACCGAGGTCGGCGAGCTGGCCGAGGTCGCCCCCGGCCGCGGCGGCTCCTCGGCGATGCCGCACAAGAACAACCCGGTCGCCGCGATCTCCGCGCGGGCCTGCGCCCGCCGCGCGCCCGGCCTGGCCGCCGGCCTGCTCGCCGCCATGGAGCAGGAGCACGAGCGGGCCGCCGGCGCCTGGCACAGCGAGTGGCCGACGCTGACCGATCTGCTCACCGCCGTCGGCTCGGCCGCGGCCTGGCTGGCCGAGAGCCTGGCCGTGCTGCGGGTCGACGCCGACCGGATGGCCGCCACGGTCGCCGAGGCCGCCGAGCCGGCCCTCGCGCAGCGGGTCACCGAGTCGCTCGGCGACACCCTCGGCCGGGCCGCCGCGCACGAGGCGGTCGCCGACGCGGCCCGCCGCGCCCGGGAGGCCGGCCTGCCGCTCGCGGCGGTCCTGGCCGAGCGCGGCGACGTCGACCCCGTGCTGCTCGACGCGGCCGGGCCGGACGTCGGCGAGGCCGGCCGGCAGGTCGACGCCGTGCTCGCCGACCACAAGGCCTTCGTGGAGGAGAACCCGTGA
- the pcaG gene encoding protocatechuate 3,4-dioxygenase subunit alpha → MSAPNPLDVPDVTEPYQPRSGQRGSGFLTDLFQLGTTPSATVGPYLAIGLTWEDGVWAAAEVTEGGFWIRGQVFDGAGQVVPDAMIETWQADPDGGFASPEDPRGQATYPGFRGYARASTITGEYEVFTLKPGRVPDGEGGLQAPHIDVSVFARGILDRVVTRIYFADEADANAEDAVLRGLSDEQRRTLIAEKTDDGYRFDVHLQACTDKGMDETVFFAV, encoded by the coding sequence ATGAGCGCCCCCAACCCCCTCGACGTCCCGGACGTCACCGAGCCGTACCAGCCCCGCTCCGGGCAGCGCGGCAGCGGCTTCCTCACCGACCTGTTCCAGCTCGGCACCACCCCGAGCGCGACCGTCGGCCCGTACCTCGCGATCGGCCTGACCTGGGAGGACGGCGTCTGGGCCGCCGCCGAGGTCACCGAGGGCGGCTTCTGGATCCGCGGCCAGGTGTTCGACGGCGCCGGCCAGGTCGTCCCCGACGCGATGATCGAGACCTGGCAGGCCGACCCGGACGGCGGCTTCGCCTCGCCCGAGGACCCGCGCGGGCAGGCGACCTACCCCGGGTTCCGCGGCTACGCCCGTGCCTCGACGATCACCGGCGAGTACGAGGTCTTCACCCTCAAGCCGGGCCGGGTCCCGGACGGAGAGGGCGGTCTGCAGGCGCCGCACATCGACGTCTCGGTGTTCGCCCGCGGCATCCTCGACCGCGTCGTCACCCGGATCTACTTCGCCGACGAGGCCGACGCCAACGCCGAGGACGCCGTCCTGCGCGGGCTCTCCGACGAGCAGCGCCGCACGCTGATCGCGGAGAAGACCGACGACGGGTACCGGTTCGACGTCCACCTGCAGGCCTGCACGGACAAGGGCATGGACGAGACCGTGTTCTTCGCGGTCTGA
- the pcaH gene encoding protocatechuate 3,4-dioxygenase subunit beta, translating into MTGTTSASGLILPRYLREPAEKRTPVGFPNYRSTALRAPLRTPVDLPQRLTEVTGPVLGEDRVLPHDADLTLRNGGEAVGQRILVYGRVLDSDGRPVPDALVEVWQANASGRYRHVVDTFPGPLDPHFDGLGRVVTDSLGRYEFMTIKPGAYPWGNHHNAWRPAHIHFSLFGRAFTQRLVTQMYFPGDPLFGQDPIYQAIPDEARDRTVSRFSLERTQDNWALAFEWNIVLRGREQTPFETDDDGDVA; encoded by the coding sequence ATGACCGGCACCACTTCGGCGAGCGGGCTCATCCTGCCGCGCTACCTCCGCGAACCCGCTGAGAAGCGGACCCCCGTCGGGTTCCCCAACTACCGGAGCACGGCGCTGCGCGCGCCGCTGCGGACGCCGGTCGACCTGCCGCAGCGGCTGACCGAGGTCACCGGCCCGGTGCTCGGCGAGGACCGCGTGCTCCCGCACGACGCGGACCTCACCCTGCGCAACGGCGGCGAGGCCGTCGGCCAGCGGATCCTCGTCTACGGCCGGGTGCTCGACAGCGACGGCCGCCCGGTGCCCGACGCGCTGGTCGAGGTCTGGCAGGCCAACGCCTCCGGCCGCTACCGGCACGTCGTCGACACCTTCCCCGGGCCCCTCGACCCGCACTTCGACGGGCTCGGCCGCGTGGTCACCGACAGCCTCGGGCGCTACGAGTTCATGACGATCAAGCCCGGCGCCTACCCCTGGGGCAACCACCACAACGCGTGGCGGCCGGCGCACATCCACTTCAGCCTGTTCGGCCGGGCCTTCACCCAGCGGCTGGTCACCCAGATGTACTTCCCGGGCGACCCGCTGTTCGGCCAGGACCCGATCTACCAGGCCATCCCCGACGAGGCGCGCGACCGCACGGTCAGCCGGTTCTCCCTCGAGCGGACCCAGGACAACTGGGCGCTGGCCTTCGAGTGGAACATCGTGCTCCGCGGCCGCGAGCAGACCCCGTTCGAGACCGACGACGACGGAGACGTGGCATGA
- a CDS encoding IclR family transcriptional regulator has product MAGRSTTPGRSVTSRALAVLDAFDVRAPRLSLSEIADRSGMPLTTVHRLLAELTAWGALTRRADGRYEIGRKLWDLGLLAPVQLELRQVAAPFLLDVHTATRDTVHLAVREGTRALYVERISGRESVPVVSQVGSRLPLHATGVGKVLLAAAPDEVCDEVFRTLTRETRHTVVDPVRLRRELGEIRRRGFARTAEEMSLGTISVAVPIAVERGGGPVVAGALGIVVPSHRRDVARLVPVLEVAARGISRELARAEAFR; this is encoded by the coding sequence ATGGCGGGGCGCAGCACCACCCCGGGGCGTTCGGTCACCTCCCGCGCCCTCGCCGTCCTGGACGCGTTCGACGTCCGGGCCCCCCGGCTGTCGCTGTCGGAGATCGCCGACCGCAGCGGGATGCCGCTCACGACGGTGCACCGGCTGCTCGCCGAGCTGACCGCGTGGGGCGCGCTGACCCGGCGGGCCGACGGGCGCTACGAGATCGGCCGCAAGCTGTGGGACCTCGGCCTGCTCGCCCCCGTGCAGCTCGAGCTGCGCCAGGTCGCCGCGCCCTTCCTGCTCGACGTGCACACGGCCACCCGCGACACCGTGCACCTCGCCGTCCGGGAGGGCACGCGGGCGCTGTACGTGGAGCGCATCTCCGGCCGCGAGTCGGTGCCGGTGGTCAGCCAGGTCGGCAGCCGGCTGCCGCTGCACGCCACCGGCGTGGGCAAGGTGCTGCTCGCGGCGGCGCCCGACGAGGTCTGCGACGAGGTCTTCCGCACGCTGACCCGCGAGACCCGGCACACCGTCGTCGACCCGGTGCGGCTGCGCCGCGAGCTCGGTGAGATCCGCCGCCGCGGGTTCGCGCGCACCGCGGAGGAGATGTCGCTGGGCACGATCTCGGTCGCCGTCCCGATAGCGGTGGAGCGCGGGGGCGGGCCGGTCGTCGCCGGTGCGCTCGGGATCGTCGTCCCCTCCCACCGGCGCGACGTCGCCCGGCTGGTGCCGGTGCTGGAGGTGGCCGCGCGCGGCATCAGCCGCGAGCTGGCCCGGGCAGAGGCTTTCCGCTGA
- a CDS encoding 4-hydroxybenzoate 3-monooxygenase translates to MRTQVGIIGAGPAGLLLSRLLTLQGIDSVVLENRSREYVEGRIRAGILEQHSVDTLIEAGVGDRLQREGLEHRGIYLQYPGTRFALDFKELCGRTVWVYGQTEVVKDLITTQLDGGPPLLFEVSDVVPEEVDGESPRIRFTDAEGNPQVLECDVIAGCDGFHGVSRPVVTAGARGQLWERTYPYAWLGILADAAPATDELIYSWHPEGFALYSMRSPSVSRLYIQVDPSEKIENWSDERIWDALDTRFAHEGWSVNRGRVTDKSILPMRSFVSAPMRRGRLFLAGDAAHIVPPTGAKGLNLAVADVTRLAGALVRLLHEKQSDLVDVYSDKALERVWRCTHFSWFMTSMMHRSGDDFDAQLQLSQLRRIHDSEAAARELAENYTGLPIES, encoded by the coding sequence GTGCGTACTCAGGTGGGGATCATCGGTGCCGGCCCGGCCGGCCTGCTGCTGTCGCGGCTGCTGACGTTGCAGGGCATCGACTCCGTGGTGCTGGAGAACCGGTCGCGGGAGTACGTCGAGGGGCGGATCCGCGCCGGCATCCTCGAGCAGCACTCGGTCGACACGCTGATCGAGGCCGGCGTCGGCGACCGCCTTCAGCGCGAGGGCCTGGAGCACCGCGGGATCTACCTGCAGTACCCGGGCACCCGGTTCGCGCTGGACTTCAAGGAGCTGTGCGGGCGCACGGTCTGGGTCTACGGGCAGACCGAGGTGGTCAAGGACCTCATCACCACCCAGCTGGACGGCGGCCCGCCGCTGCTGTTCGAGGTCTCCGACGTCGTCCCTGAGGAGGTCGACGGGGAGTCGCCGCGGATCCGGTTCACCGACGCCGAGGGCAACCCGCAGGTGCTCGAGTGCGACGTGATCGCCGGCTGCGACGGCTTCCACGGCGTCTCCCGGCCGGTGGTCACCGCCGGCGCCCGGGGGCAGCTGTGGGAGCGCACCTACCCCTACGCCTGGCTGGGGATCCTGGCCGACGCCGCCCCGGCCACCGACGAGCTCATCTACTCGTGGCACCCCGAGGGCTTCGCGCTGTACTCGATGCGCTCGCCGTCGGTGTCGCGGCTCTACATCCAGGTCGACCCGAGCGAGAAGATCGAGAACTGGTCCGACGAGCGGATCTGGGACGCCCTCGACACCCGCTTCGCGCACGAGGGCTGGTCGGTCAACCGCGGCCGGGTCACCGACAAGTCGATCCTGCCGATGCGCTCGTTCGTCTCCGCGCCGATGCGCCGCGGCCGGCTGTTCCTCGCCGGCGACGCCGCGCACATCGTGCCGCCGACCGGCGCGAAGGGCCTCAACCTCGCCGTCGCCGACGTCACCCGGCTGGCGGGCGCGCTGGTCCGGCTGCTGCACGAGAAGCAGAGCGACCTGGTCGACGTCTACTCCGACAAGGCGCTGGAGCGGGTGTGGCGGTGCACCCACTTCTCCTGGTTCATGACCTCGATGATGCACCGCTCCGGCGACGACTTCGACGCGCAGCTGCAGCTGTCGCAGCTGCGCCGGATCCACGACTCCGAGGCCGCCGCCCGCGAGCTGGCCGAGAACTACACCGGTCTGCCGATCGAGTCCTAG
- a CDS encoding dienelactone hydrolase family protein produces the protein MPPTRIPGATTAPELDGYLAVPPVGEGPWPGVVVVHEVFGLTDDTRQQADRLAAAGYLAVAPNLFTAGGALRCMRSTFGSLMRAAGPPFDDLEAVRSWLADRPDCTGRVGIIGFCMGGGFALLAAPKGFDASAPNYGPLPKADLEEVLRGACPVVASYGGRDRGLPGAAAKVERVLTDLGVEHDVKEYPEAGHSFLNRHNTGPFGVLEKVAGLAYHHPSAEDAWARILTFFDRHLRAAA, from the coding sequence ATGCCGCCCACCAGGATCCCCGGCGCCACCACCGCTCCCGAGCTCGACGGCTACCTCGCCGTCCCGCCGGTCGGGGAGGGGCCGTGGCCCGGCGTGGTCGTCGTCCACGAGGTGTTCGGGCTCACCGACGACACCCGCCAGCAGGCCGACCGGCTGGCCGCCGCGGGCTACCTCGCCGTCGCCCCGAACCTGTTCACCGCCGGCGGCGCGCTGCGCTGCATGCGCTCGACGTTCGGCTCGCTGATGCGCGCGGCGGGGCCGCCGTTCGACGACCTGGAGGCGGTCCGCTCGTGGCTGGCCGACCGGCCGGACTGCACCGGGCGGGTCGGCATCATCGGCTTCTGCATGGGAGGCGGGTTCGCGCTGCTGGCCGCGCCGAAGGGATTCGACGCCTCCGCGCCCAACTACGGGCCGCTGCCGAAGGCCGACCTGGAGGAGGTGCTGCGTGGCGCCTGCCCGGTGGTTGCCAGCTACGGCGGCCGCGACCGCGGGCTGCCCGGCGCCGCGGCGAAGGTCGAGCGGGTGCTCACCGACCTCGGCGTCGAGCACGACGTCAAGGAGTACCCCGAGGCCGGGCACTCGTTCCTCAACCGGCACAACACCGGCCCGTTCGGCGTCCTGGAGAAGGTGGCCGGGCTGGCCTACCACCACCCGTCGGCCGAGGACGCCTGGGCGCGCATCCTCACCTTCTTCGACCGCCACCTCCGGGCGGCTGCCTGA
- a CDS encoding class I SAM-dependent methyltransferase, translated as MGPQLTTARARRYFDTHAADYDRSVADVERRLLGDQRGWATSRAHGRVLELAVGTGLNLPRYPDAVSHVLGIDLSEQMLVRARARIADQGLDRAEVRQGDVEHLDLPDSSVDCVVATYSLCTVADPAAVLREARRVLVPGGRLVLVEHGPARTWWIRAVQRLINPFAKRWQSDDLLRVPVPLAEAAGFTITEADQAGVGGLAHRVSAVLR; from the coding sequence ATGGGTCCGCAGCTGACCACCGCCCGCGCGCGGCGCTACTTCGACACGCACGCCGCCGACTACGACCGGTCGGTCGCCGACGTCGAGCGGCGGCTGCTCGGCGACCAGCGCGGCTGGGCCACCTCGCGGGCGCACGGCCGGGTGCTCGAGCTCGCCGTCGGCACCGGCCTGAACCTGCCGCGCTACCCCGACGCCGTCTCGCACGTGCTGGGGATCGACCTGTCCGAGCAGATGCTGGTGCGCGCCCGGGCGCGGATCGCCGACCAGGGCCTCGACCGCGCCGAGGTCCGGCAGGGGGACGTCGAGCACCTCGACCTGCCCGACTCCTCGGTCGACTGCGTCGTCGCCACGTACTCGCTGTGCACCGTCGCCGATCCGGCCGCCGTGCTGCGGGAGGCGCGGCGGGTGCTCGTGCCGGGCGGCCGGCTGGTGCTGGTGGAGCACGGGCCGGCGCGGACGTGGTGGATCCGGGCGGTCCAGCGGCTGATCAACCCGTTCGCGAAGCGCTGGCAGTCCGACGACCTGCTGCGCGTGCCCGTTCCGCTGGCCGAGGCGGCCGGCTTCACGATCACCGAGGCCGACCAGGCCGGGGTCGGCGGCCTGGCCCACCGGGTGTCGGCCGTCTTGCGGTGA
- a CDS encoding GntP family permease, with product MTVLAAIDHTDNSTQLVLAALLGIATVVVLIVWLKVHPFVSLILGSAVLGVVAGVSALDIVTSFTTGLGATTGSVGLLIALGAMIGGLLTHSGGADGIVNRIVDRVSPRALPWAMGGVAALIGIPLFFEIGVVLLIPVVLLVARRADQPVLRVGIPALAGLSVLHGFVPPHPGPLVAIANLHADLGLVLIFGLIVAIPAVIIAGPVFGSFISQRVAIAHPAPLVAAGVGGRETGSTGSAGLGPDEDDRRDLVQPVADSPDLTDEHPRRQPSFGATVFTILLPIVLMLIRAIVELTVDDPENGLQKVTDVLGTPSVALLIGLIVAMFTLGTAVGFGRERISAITGGALPAIAGILLIVAAGGGFKQLLVDSGVGDLIAKWAEGSHFSPLVLGWLVAVGIRLATGSATVATITAAGIVAPLAEGLDRPTVALLALAVGAGSLFFSHVNDAGFWLVKEYFGMTVGETIKSWSVMETIISVVGLLGVLLLSVFF from the coding sequence ATGACGGTCCTGGCCGCCATCGATCACACCGACAACAGCACGCAGCTGGTGCTCGCCGCGCTGCTCGGCATCGCCACCGTCGTCGTGCTGATCGTCTGGCTGAAGGTCCACCCGTTCGTCTCGCTCATCCTCGGCTCGGCGGTGCTGGGCGTGGTGGCGGGCGTGAGCGCCCTGGACATCGTCACCAGCTTCACCACAGGGCTCGGCGCGACCACCGGCAGCGTCGGGTTGCTCATCGCGCTGGGCGCGATGATCGGTGGGCTGCTGACCCACTCCGGGGGCGCCGACGGGATCGTGAACCGGATCGTCGACCGGGTCAGCCCCCGTGCGCTGCCGTGGGCCATGGGGGGCGTCGCCGCGCTGATCGGCATCCCGCTGTTCTTCGAGATCGGCGTCGTCCTGCTCATCCCCGTCGTGCTGCTCGTGGCCCGCCGCGCCGACCAGCCGGTGCTGCGCGTGGGCATCCCGGCGCTGGCCGGGCTCTCGGTCCTGCACGGGTTCGTCCCACCGCACCCCGGGCCGCTCGTGGCGATCGCCAACCTGCACGCCGACCTGGGCCTGGTGCTGATCTTCGGCCTGATCGTGGCGATCCCGGCGGTGATCATCGCCGGACCGGTGTTCGGCTCGTTCATCTCGCAGCGGGTCGCCATCGCCCACCCCGCGCCCCTGGTGGCCGCTGGGGTGGGCGGCCGGGAGACCGGGAGCACCGGATCGGCGGGCCTCGGCCCCGACGAGGACGACCGCAGAGACCTGGTGCAGCCGGTCGCCGACTCGCCCGACCTCACCGACGAGCACCCCAGGCGGCAGCCGTCGTTCGGCGCGACCGTCTTCACGATCCTGCTGCCGATCGTGCTCATGCTGATCCGCGCGATCGTCGAGCTCACCGTCGACGACCCCGAGAACGGCCTGCAGAAGGTCACCGACGTGCTGGGCACCCCGTCGGTGGCGCTGCTCATCGGGCTGATCGTGGCCATGTTCACGCTCGGGACGGCGGTCGGCTTCGGCCGGGAGCGGATCTCCGCCATCACCGGCGGGGCGCTGCCCGCGATCGCCGGCATCCTGCTCATCGTGGCCGCCGGCGGCGGGTTCAAGCAGCTGCTCGTCGATTCCGGGGTGGGCGACCTCATCGCGAAGTGGGCGGAAGGCTCCCACTTCTCCCCGCTCGTGCTGGGCTGGCTGGTCGCCGTCGGCATCCGGCTGGCCACCGGCTCGGCGACCGTCGCGACGATCACCGCGGCCGGCATCGTCGCCCCGCTCGCCGAGGGCCTCGACCGGCCCACCGTCGCGCTTCTCGCCCTCGCCGTCGGCGCCGGTTCGCTGTTCTTCTCGCACGTCAACGACGCGGGCTTCTGGCTGGTCAAGGAGTACTTCGGGATGACGGTGGGGGAGACGATCAAGAGCTGGTCGGTGATGGAGACGATCATCTCCGTCGTCGGCCTGCTCGGGGTGCTGCTGCTGTCGGTGTTCTTCTAG
- a CDS encoding gluconokinase gives MAEQTGPRTTTIVVMGVSGAGKSTVAAELVSRLGWDFAEGDEFHPPENVEKMRAGIPLDDDDRWPWLRRLAAWIGEHEAAGTNAVVTCSALKRAYRDLLCDGHPSVWFAHVQAASELIRDRVEHRSGHYMPASLLDSQLATLEPLQDDEPGAVISGVDPAAQVADHVLTALSKERSLDLRTQEDTP, from the coding sequence ATGGCCGAGCAGACCGGGCCCCGCACGACGACGATCGTCGTCATGGGCGTCTCCGGCGCCGGGAAGTCGACCGTCGCCGCCGAGCTGGTGTCCCGCCTCGGCTGGGACTTCGCCGAGGGCGACGAGTTCCACCCGCCGGAGAACGTCGAGAAGATGCGCGCCGGCATCCCGCTGGACGACGACGACCGCTGGCCCTGGCTGCGCCGGCTGGCGGCCTGGATCGGGGAGCACGAGGCCGCGGGGACCAACGCCGTCGTCACCTGCTCGGCGCTCAAGCGGGCCTACCGCGACCTGCTGTGCGACGGCCACCCGTCGGTCTGGTTCGCCCACGTCCAGGCGGCCTCGGAGCTGATCCGCGACCGGGTCGAGCACCGCTCGGGCCACTACATGCCGGCCTCGCTGCTGGACAGCCAGCTCGCGACCCTCGAACCGCTGCAGGACGACGAGCCGGGCGCGGTCATCTCGGGGGTCGACCCGGCGGCGCAGGTCGCCGACCACGTGCTCACCGCGCTCAGCAAGGAGCGATCCCTCGACCTCCGGACCCAGGAGGACACGCCATGA